In the genome of Dermatobacter hominis, the window TCGAGCTGGACGTCGTCGAGCGGCGAGGTGGCGGTGGACGTCCCGGACGGCGCACGGTCGGAGCTCATGCCCCCCACAGTAGGGAACGACCCCGACAGCCGGGGCTCAGCGCTCCACGACCGCCAGGTCGGTGGCCTTGACCGCCGCCCACACCGACGTGCCCTCGGCGAGGCCCATGTCGGCCACGGCCGCGGCGGTCACCTCGGCGACCAGTGGGACCGGCCCGTCGAGCCGCACCCGGACCCGGTCGCCGAGCAGGTCGAAGCCGGCGATCGTCCCGTGCCAGCGGTTCCGGGGGCTCCCGGTCGGCTCGTCCCGGTGCAGGGTCACGGAGCTGGGCCGGACCAGCACGAGCACCGGTCCGTCGTGCGGCTCCCCGACGACGACCGTCGCCGGCGGGCCCGGCGCCCACGAGCCGCCCTCGAGCGCGACCTCGGTCCCCACGGCCGTCCCCGCCAGCAGGTTCGTCCCCATGAGCTCGGCGACGTACGGCGTGCGGGGCGTCCCGGTGACCTCCGCCAGCATGCCCGCCTGCGTGACGCGGCCGTCCTCGAGGATGGCGACCCGGTCGGCCAGCGCGAGCGCGTCCAGCGCGTCGTGGGTGACGAGCACCGTCGCCCCTGCGAACTCGGCGAGGTGGCGACGGAGGTCGCGCCGCAGCGCCGCGCGCGTGCCCACGTCGAGCGCCGACAGCGGCTCGTCGAGGAGGAGGACGGCGGGATCGGTCACCAGCGCCCTCGCCAGCGCGGCCCGCTGGGCCTGTCCGCCCGAGACCGAGCCGGGTCGCGACCGCGCCACGCCGGCGAGGCCCACGCGGCCGAGCCAGCACCGGGCGCGCTCGTCGGCCTCGGCGCGGGCGACGCCGCGGGCACGGAGCCCGAAGGCCACGTTGGCGGTCAGGTCCAGGTTCGGGAACAGGAGGTGGTCCTGGAAGACGACGCCGACCCGGCGCGCCTCGGCGAACACGAAGGTGCCGGTCGACGGGTCGTCCGCGACCGCGGCGTCGAGCACGATCCGACCCCGCTCGATCGCCTGGAGGCCGGCGAGGCAGCGCAGCAGCGTGGACTTCCCCGCGCCGTTGGGGCCCAGCACGGCCAGCACCTCGCCCGGGCCCACCCGCACCGACACGTCGAGCTCCAGACTGCCGAGGCCCAGCCCGACTGTCGCGTCGACGCCGCCCTCCGACCGCAGCGGTGCCGCCCCGCCGCCGCTCACGGGCCGCCGCCCGGGGCCCAGCGGTCGCGCACGGCGACGACCATGACCGCCGCGCTGATCGCGAGGAGGACGAGGCTCAGCCCGACCGCCCGGTCGGTGTCGCCCTGCAGCGCCATGTAGATCGCGAGCGGCATCGTCTGGGTCCGGCCCACGATGTTGCCGGCGAACGTGATCGTGGCCCCGAACTCCCCGAGCGCCCGGGCGCCGGCGAGCACGGCGCCGGCGCCGACCGACGGGGCGATCGCCGGGAGCGTCACGCGCCGGAACACCGTCCAGCGGCCGGCGCCCAACGTGTGCGCCACGTCCTCGTACCGCCGGTCGGTGCCGCGGAGGGCGGCCTCGACGGTGATCACGAAGAACGGCAGCGCGACGAACGTGGTGGCGACGACGACCCCCCAGACCGAGAACGTCAGCTGGATGCCGAACCAGTCGTACAGGCGCGCACCGACCACGCCGGTGCGGCTGAACGCGGAGAGGAGCGCGACGCCGCCGACGACCGGGGGGAGCACCAGGGGCAGGAGGACGAGGGCGCGCAGCACCGACCGACCCGGGAAGGTGAGCCGGGCCAGCACCCAGGCCAGCGGGAGGCCGAGGACGACGGAGAGGACGGCGGACGCCACCGTGCAGAGGAGGGAGAGCCGCAGGGCCTGGCGCGACTCGTCCGTGCCGAGGTCGGCCCAGAGGTCCGACCACGGCACCCGCACGAGCAGCCCGACGAGCGGCAGGACGAACAGCGCGACGGCCACCCCGGCCAGGGCGACGACCGCGAGCGGCGGACGTCGCCGCCCGCGCCGTGGTCCCGCCGCCGCGGTCACGGCGCGCCGAAGCCGGCCGCCTCGAGGACCTCCCGGGCCCGGGGAGCGAGCACGAAGTCCATGAACGCCTCGGCGGCGCCTGCGTTCTCCGTGGCCCCCACCACCGCGATCGGGTACCTCGCCACGGCGTTCCGGTCGGCCGGGATCTCGACGCTCGTCGCCGCGTCGCCGGCGGCCCGGGCGTCGGTGACGTACACGATGCCGGCCGAGGCATCGCCCTGCGTGACCGCGGTCAGCGTGGCCCGCACGTCCTGCCCGCGCGTGATCCGGTCGGCGGGGATCGTGACGCCGGCGTCGGCGAGCACCCGGTCGGCGTAGCGCCCGCACGGCGCGGTCGCCGCGCAGAGCGAGACGACGCCGGCGCTCGCCAGGTCCGACAAACCCTCGATGCCGGCGGGGTTGCCGGGCTCGGTGACGATGACCAGCTCGTTCGTGGCGAAGATCTCGGACGAGCCGTCGAGCAGCCCCGCGTCGGACAGCTCGGTCATGTCGGACTCTGCGGCGAACGCCGCCACGTCGGCCGGTGCGCCGCCCTGGATCTGGGTCGCGAGGTCGCCCGACGAGCCGAAGTTGATCGTGACCGTCGTGCCGGGGTGGGCCGCCTCGAACTCCTCGCCGATCGTCGTGAACGCCCCCTCGAGCGACGCGGCGGCCGACACGGTGAGGTCGCCGGTGACCGTCGCCGCCGCTGTGTCCGACGAGCCGGTGTCCGACGAGTCGGCGTCCGACGAGGCAGCGTTGGACGAGGCGGCGTCGTCGCCGCCGCACGCCGCGGCCACGATCCCGAGCGCGAGGAGCAGGGCCAGCAGCGGGGCGGCCGCGAGCCGGCGGCCCCGACCGGTGGTCGGGCGCGCGTTCACGGGCGGGGGACCTCCACGGTCACGTTGGTGGACTTCACGGACGCGGTGGCGAGGTCGCCGGGCTGGAGGTCGAGCTCGTCGACCGCCTCGCGCGTGAGCAGCGACACCAGCCGGTGGGGCGGCGCGTGGATCTCGACCACGGCGGCGACGCCGTCGCGCTCGACCCGCGTCACGATGCCGGTGAAGCGGTTGCGCGCCGAGTGGAGCTCGCCGGACTCGACCGCGTACGGCGGCGTCTGCTCGCTCAGGTAGGCGGCCAGATCGCGGCCTTCGACGAGGCGCCGACCGCCGTCGTCACGGGTGGTGGGCAGCCGGCCCTCGTCGCACCAGCGCCGGACCGTGTCCACGCTGACGCCGAGGAGCTCGGCCACCTGCTGGGTGCCGTAGCTTGACATGCGGCCTGGAATCTATCACCGACCTCGCATCTGCGAGGTTGGCAGGTCCGTCGGGCGGCAGGTGCGATCCCGGCGCTGGGGTCCCCCGCCAGTCGGGTCAGGCGAGGCGGTGGACGCCGAGCTGATCGACCACGACCTCGTCGGACGGGGGCGGCCCGGGCGCCGTGCCCTCTCCGAAGGGCGTGCCGGGGAGCTCCTCCCGGCCGTGCGGGTCGAGCCATCCCCGCAGGTCGGGGCCGAGCGGCACGATCCCGGTCGGGTTGATGTCGCGGTGGACGCAGAAGTAGTGCGCCTTGATGTGGTCGAAGTCGACCGTGTCGCCGAAGCCCGGCGTCTGGAACAGGTCGCGGGCGTAGGGCCACAGCACCGGCATCTCCGACAGCTTCTGCCGGTTGCACTTGAAGTGGCCGTGGTACACGGCGTCGAAGCGGACCAGCGTCGTGAACAACCGGATGTCGGCCTCGGTGATGTGGTCCCCCACCAGGTAGCGCCGGTCCTCGAGGCGCGAGGACACCTCGTCCAGGCGGGCGAAGAGGCGCTCGTAGGCGTCCTCGTACGCGGACTGCGAGCCGGCGAACCCGCAGCGGTAGACGCCGTTGTTCACGTCCCGGTAGATCCCGCGCATCACCTCCTCCATCTCGTCGCGGAGCGCCTCGGGGTAGAGGTCGGGCGCCCCCTCGCGGTGGAGCTCGGTCCACTCGCTCGACAGGTCCAGGCTCATCGGGACGAAGTCGTTCGTGACCACCTCGCCGGTCGTCGTGTCGACGATCGCCGGGACCGTGATGCCCTTCGGGTAGTCCGGGATGCGCCGGAGGTAGGCCTCCCGGAGCTCGTGGATGCCGAGCACCGGATCGACGCCACCGGGGTCGAGGCCGAAGTTCCAGCTGCGCTCGCCGTGGGTGGGTGCGGCGACGGCCATCGACAGCGCGCCCTCGAGGCCGAGCAGCCGGCGCACGATCACCAGCCGGCTCGCCCACGGGCAGGCCCGGCTCACGACCAGCCGGTAGCGCCCCGGCTCGACCGGGTACCCGTCCCGGCCGTCGCGGGTGATCCGGCTGTCGATGTAGCGGGTGTCGCGCTCGAAGCTGCCGCCACCGGCGACGTAGGTGCCCTCGGCCTGCCCGTCCTGGTCGGTCATGGACGGTCCCTACCCCGCGGTATCGTGCCCGCCACCCCGGTCCCGGCACCGTCGCCGGCCCCGGGGACCGATCGGGCCCCGACACCGCCGCTCGCGCGCGCCACGGAGGTCCGATGCTCCTCTCGCCCCACGAAC includes:
- a CDS encoding TOBE domain-containing protein, whose translation is MSSYGTQQVAELLGVSVDTVRRWCDEGRLPTTRDDGGRRLVEGRDLAAYLSEQTPPYAVESGELHSARNRFTGIVTRVERDGVAAVVEIHAPPHRLVSLLTREAVDELDLQPGDLATASVKSTNVTVEVPRP
- a CDS encoding glutathione S-transferase family protein, translated to MTDQDGQAEGTYVAGGGSFERDTRYIDSRITRDGRDGYPVEPGRYRLVVSRACPWASRLVIVRRLLGLEGALSMAVAAPTHGERSWNFGLDPGGVDPVLGIHELREAYLRRIPDYPKGITVPAIVDTTTGEVVTNDFVPMSLDLSSEWTELHREGAPDLYPEALRDEMEEVMRGIYRDVNNGVYRCGFAGSQSAYEDAYERLFARLDEVSSRLEDRRYLVGDHITEADIRLFTTLVRFDAVYHGHFKCNRQKLSEMPVLWPYARDLFQTPGFGDTVDFDHIKAHYFCVHRDINPTGIVPLGPDLRGWLDPHGREELPGTPFGEGTAPGPPPSDEVVVDQLGVHRLA
- a CDS encoding ABC transporter ATP-binding protein, whose amino-acid sequence is MSGGGAAPLRSEGGVDATVGLGLGSLELDVSVRVGPGEVLAVLGPNGAGKSTLLRCLAGLQAIERGRIVLDAAVADDPSTGTFVFAEARRVGVVFQDHLLFPNLDLTANVAFGLRARGVARAEADERARCWLGRVGLAGVARSRPGSVSGGQAQRAALARALVTDPAVLLLDEPLSALDVGTRAALRRDLRRHLAEFAGATVLVTHDALDALALADRVAILEDGRVTQAGMLAEVTGTPRTPYVAELMGTNLLAGTAVGTEVALEGGSWAPGPPATVVVGEPHDGPVLVLVRPSSVTLHRDEPTGSPRNRWHGTIAGFDLLGDRVRVRLDGPVPLVAEVTAAAVADMGLAEGTSVWAAVKATDLAVVER
- a CDS encoding ABC transporter permease, with protein sequence MTAAAGPRRGRRRPPLAVVALAGVAVALFVLPLVGLLVRVPWSDLWADLGTDESRQALRLSLLCTVASAVLSVVLGLPLAWVLARLTFPGRSVLRALVLLPLVLPPVVGGVALLSAFSRTGVVGARLYDWFGIQLTFSVWGVVVATTFVALPFFVITVEAALRGTDRRYEDVAHTLGAGRWTVFRRVTLPAIAPSVGAGAVLAGARALGEFGATITFAGNIVGRTQTMPLAIYMALQGDTDRAVGLSLVLLAISAAVMVVAVRDRWAPGGGP
- the modA gene encoding molybdate ABC transporter substrate-binding protein; translation: MNARPTTGRGRRLAAAPLLALLLALGIVAAACGGDDAASSNAASSDADSSDTGSSDTAAATVTGDLTVSAAASLEGAFTTIGEEFEAAHPGTTVTINFGSSGDLATQIQGGAPADVAAFAAESDMTELSDAGLLDGSSEIFATNELVIVTEPGNPAGIEGLSDLASAGVVSLCAATAPCGRYADRVLADAGVTIPADRITRGQDVRATLTAVTQGDASAGIVYVTDARAAGDAATSVEIPADRNAVARYPIAVVGATENAGAAEAFMDFVLAPRAREVLEAAGFGAP